The Tenrec ecaudatus isolate mTenEca1 chromosome 8, mTenEca1.hap1, whole genome shotgun sequence DNA window TATTGTTGCCATCATGGACCAGTTTGGATACATATCAGAAGGGGAAGTTGATCATTCTTTCTTTGACAGTGACTCTGAAGAAACGAAGAAATGTGAAAGTAACTTAGTGTTTAACAAACAGATTGATCCTAAAGGGAGAATAAATAAAGATACAGAAAACATAAACTTGAAAGTTGGACTACAAACCAAGGAAAGTCATCTTACTGAgaaggaaaatggaataaaagagaCATTTCCTTCAGAAGGGCACCCTCTAGAGAATGATAGTATACAAGCTCGAAGTTGTTCTACTTTGATGACATCTTCAAGATCAAAGAAGCAATGTGACGCTCCAGTAGGACATAAAATGCACTTAGCCATTCCAAATAGAATCCCCCAGATTGTAAAAGGTGACGACGATTACTACACGGATGGTGAGGAGAGCAGTGATGATGGGAAAAGACCCCAGGTCAGAGCCAAGTCAGCCAACCCAGCTAATAACTTCAAAAcaggaataaataaaaaatacCCCCAAAGtcattcctcttcttcctcttcctctttgtcCTCCTCATCTTCAAATTCAGATACAGATTGTTCATATACAGGGTCTGATGCCTATGTATCTGATACTTCTCCATCATTAAAGAAACGTGTTTCTGGTGTAATCTCCTTATCGCCCAAACAGAGACATAATTCAGGAATAAAATCAAGAGGAACACAGCCTATAAAGGCGAAGCCGAAAGTTGGCGAAACTGAGGAATCTGAAGATACTGTGACTGATGTGACTCCACTCTCAACCCCAGACATCAGCCCTATCCAGTCTTTCGAACTGGCTGCATCAAATGATCAAAAAGTAAAAGTTAAAAGGCAAGAAAATGTGAGTCAAGAAGTTTATGAAAATGGTGAGGATTTAAAGGATAATTCAAGACATTTGAAATCatccagaaaagggaaagaaaagtgtGGGCCCTGTCTTACCTCAACCTCAAAGTCTTCATCGTTGGATTCCAATTTAGACCAAAGACATAAACAAAAAGTCTTACATGACACCATGGACCTAAATCATCTTCTGAAAGgtaactttcttttaaaaaattttacatTGAATTTAAATATCAAACTTTGTGTATTGGTTGTTGTGAaataccattgagttggttctgactcgtaaCACCTctgtacaacacaacaaaacatctcccagtcctgtgccaccctcacaattgttctgtttgagcccattgttacagccactgtgtcagcccctcttgtcaagggccttcctcttctttttgcTGTAACTCTATACAAGGTCTGATATCTATGTATCTAGTGTCCCTCTcctagaactggtctctcctgatatgccTTACATGAAATGACATCTCGCCATCCTTCTAACAAGCATCCCAGCTGTActtttgcaagacagatttgtttcttcttttagcAGTCAGTGGTATTTTAGGACCTAAATCAATACAGACCTGTTTTCTCTACCCTCCTATCCTGGTGACTTAGTTAAAGCCTTTGATATCTGATCTCCAGGCCATTCCCTCACGGTATGGTTATGTCTAAGATGTTTTCATAACTTTTCCCCCTGTGTGCTTTCATAAATTcatagatatatttgcagcaaagtaaGTAAACATATACAAATATTCTCTGTCAAACATATATATTTGTTGGTTTACTTTCCTCACTTTCCCACACTTGTTTAGCCTACAACCCTATATCCAAGCATCTACTCTTAGATCTCTACTGTTGAATCATTGTGTATACAACAGTATTTGCTTCAGTTGCCTTTATTTCTTTCACTCCTCCCAatgtcattgccttcatcatagTTTGCCAACCTCCCTCTTAGTGtatattgccttccccttcacccaagtcaacGTGTGTCTGCTTTCCATtaacttcccctccctctctttcccttCTACCCTGTTACCATCAAAGGCTTTTattgtgaaaaccttttcttgtttTTTCCCCAAGTATCTATGATAGTGGTCtcctacaatatttgtcctttagtgcgtgactaatttcactcagcataatgtcctccaatttGATCCATGCTATGAATTTTCTCACAGATTCACTGTTATTCTCGTAACattgtatagtattccattgtctaTATTCCAAAGTTCGTTTTCTTTCACTGATAGCCATTAGGCTGTTTCAATCCTTTTGCTAGTGTGAATAGTTCTACAATGAACAATGTTGTGCATGTATTGATTGATGTCACAGCTCTTTGTTTTTTAGGGTATGTACCCCATagaggaattgctgggtcatatatttctatttccaactttgtGAGGAAATAATACCACTTTACAGTGTAAAGAGTGTATgaggttccagtctctccacccttaccagtgtttgtttttttaaactgttaATGCTGGGGTGAGGTGATATCTCACTGTTTGGATCTCTCAAATGGCTAATTGAGCATTCCTCCATATGTGTTGGCTGCTTGAATGTATTCTTTAATAAAGTTTCTGttcatataccgtatatactcaagtataagctgacctgaatatcagccgagacacctaattttaccacaaaaaattcattaaaatgtgctgaaaaactcaacttatacacgagtatatatggtactctgcatatttataaaaatatgattttcttgttGAGATGTTGAAGTTTTCTACTAATTTTTGAGATTTGTCCCTTGTCTGATCAGTCATAGCCAAAAATGTTTTCCCAGCCTGTGTTCTCTTTACTCTTGGTGTGAAGCATTTTACTCTTTGGATGAAGAGTTTGTTGCACATAATGTCCAATTTTTAGGAGGCCCCAGTCATCTATCTTCTGCTGTTGGTGtgttttttgttatgtttgtaGTGTCTTTATGCCCTGTCTTAGGGCccctaagtttgtccctattttttcactGACAGTCTTTATAGTTCCATGTTTTCCACTTAAGTCTTTGATctttcttgagtttgtttttgtgaacccccccaaccataaagttgttttagctgctacttcatcactgtaattttgctactgttatgagttgggcaacccctgtgaaaaggttgttcgacccccaaagagtttgcaacccacaggtttagaaccgcTGGCTCAGCAGATAGACTCAAAGACCAGGGATGACTTGACAACTGGGAATTGGGCTCATTTGAGTACTTGCCACTTGTGTCAAAGCCTTGGTTTTGGGGTGATTTGAAAACTAGGCTCACCGACCAGAGGACACACGGGGCTTCCTCATGTGGCTTGACTTCTGCGTACATGGCAGCCTTCGGGTTGCTGGACTCTATGTGTCGACTCAGCTCCAAACACAAGTGTTCCAGGAAACAGCCCAAACCTCATCACCTTCAGCAACCTAGAATCAGAGGTCACATAGTATCTCTGCCATACATTTGGCTGAAATAGTCACAAGCTCTCTCAAGTTTTTGATACATGACATAAAAGTGCAAGACATTTTCTAAAATCTCTTTAGTACATCTTCTTGCCACACATTTATGTGGAGGCTTCCAAATGTTTGTGGAAAGATTTCAttaacttttaattccattttcccacatttTGAAGTCTTTTCATAGTTCTATTTCTTCCACATGCAAAAAATAACCTGGTTGGTGCAAAACATTAACATGATTGACTGAAAATGGAAAGGTTGGAAGTCTGCATTAACCCATAGGTGCCTTGAAAAAAAAGCTTAGTCATTTGCTTACTAGAAACATCCATCAAAAACCCCAGGGAGTATAGTTTCCTCTAGCAGGCGGTTTGCCATGATTTGGATATGTTCTCCCTTTCAAGCGATTCCCAGCCTTGAGCTCCAAGATCTAAATTGGACTTGTGTAGCAGCTGAGGCTCCTTGAATATAACGCCTCAGTTACAGCTCTGTTGCAACTTCTGTAATCTTCTGGGAGAGACCATGTATGAGAAGTTTTGACCCTGTAAGTCCCTAATCcctttatattttctttaaattgtGCATGAAAACCAATCCATTTTTAGCTTGCTTATCTTATTGTGGCTAAACAAACACCCTCAGCATTCTGGTTGGAGGTTTCTTTTGCCAAATACATCAATTCATTAgctgttttttttccattttccttgttgccatgggagaaagatgaggtgttctactcctgtgaagatttacaacttTCAAaatcccagaggggcagttctacccatagAATttgtatgggtcagaattgactctatgtcattgcattttgttgctgtttttaagaTACTAAAGCATATAATGTGGCTGTTTTGGAAAATCTTAGTACCAGGATATTAATATTCATATAGTGTTTCTATTAAGAGGAGCTAATGTGCTATACTTAAAAAATTAGATTAGCATGAAGATATTTGTATAGTGCTTTGGAGCACTGATTTTTTTGCCCCCATGGTTTTGTAATCTCCAACAAAGGATTGGGTAGGGCTGTGCAAATGAGGTATTTTATGGGCCATCAAAGGGATTGAACAGCTTGCTAATAATGCAAATAAATGTTCGTGACAAcctttttggggggcgggggtggtggtactatacaaatgatgtatatgGAACCCTAACAAGGGATTCATCAGTTTTATCGTCTCACTACGTTTACAATGAGCCACCCCAAAGGTGGGGAACTTCACTACCACCAGTAAGAGAGAGGGAACAGAGAACACATCTTTAGGCCCTGGGTTCTACACTGAGAACCTCTTAGATCTAGTAAACAGAACTGTGACATCACAGTGCAGACAGTGAGAAGCAACACCAGTGAAATGGTGGCAGGAGAATCAGGTATGTGGCAGTGCAATGAGCTGGGTACAATggggatgccaactcacagaacgAGCGCTTGCCGGAATGAGGTAACCTCCAGGTCTTTACTGGGAAGCTATGTTTTACAACTGATAGTGTGGGAGCTGAACACCTTTGGGCTGAGACTTGCTAGTAGACTGAGTAAGATGCTTCAAGGGCATTTACTGGTTGagctaaagagctttgtaacacttcccCCAAACATGTGTTTGTATGGAACAGTTGTAACACAGGGCAGGGCTGAAAGACTGAgggccaggaagaaaggcctgactggagaaaaactgctctgatAGAATAACTGTATCCTCAGTTGCTTCTGATTCTGAATTGTAATCCCTTATATACATTACAAAACCTTATATGCATACAAAACCCTGTATCTGTGAGTTGTGtttagccattgcaatgaattagtgAACCTAGCAAAGAAGTAGAGAGTGCTGTTGGGGGAACAGCTGTATCAGAACTGGTAACAAGATGGGAGAGAGGAGATGTGTCTGTTACCATCTCATAAGAAtaagctttattttattttacaatttaaatcacacacacacactaggaaGACTAGCTCGATGTTAATTTCCTTTAGAATTAAatttttaaaggcttgaatatatggTTAATTAACAACTTTAGTAAATTCTACAAAATAGGTACTTCTTAGAAGCCAGATAATTTAATCTGTACAGCACTAGTGGTTTCTCCATGGTTGACGATCATTCAGTGAAGTAACTCAGGGTGCCCGCCCCAGAACCAGAATCATTAATGTTTATTATCAGCATTAACCATAGAATAAAATGTGATAA harbors:
- the CFAP97 gene encoding cilia- and flagella-associated protein 97; translation: MDQFGYISEGEVDHSFFDSDSEETKKCESNLVFNKQIDPKGRINKDTENINLKVGLQTKESHLTEKENGIKETFPSEGHPLENDSIQARSCSTLMTSSRSKKQCDAPVGHKMHLAIPNRIPQIVKGDDDYYTDGEESSDDGKRPQVRAKSANPANNFKTGINKKYPQSHSSSSSSSLSSSSSNSDTDCSYTGSDAYVSDTSPSLKKRVSGVISLSPKQRHNSGIKSRGTQPIKAKPKVGETEESEDTVTDVTPLSTPDISPIQSFELAASNDQKVKVKRQENVSQEVYENGEDLKDNSRHLKSSRKGKEKCGPCLTSTSKSSSLDSNLDQRHKQKVLHDTMDLNHLLKAFLQLDKKAPPRHQMDPPPVAPRKNYSFTREEVRQIDRENQRLLKELSRQAEKPGSKSTIPKRSVGHPPKLYHSALNRQREQQRIERENLALLKRLEAVKPTVGMKRSEQLMDYHRNMGYLNSSPVSRRVRSTLSQYSPLRGASRTSSATSGLSYKSERTSYDASSGLLLRPKPSNVRAAWL